A genome region from Carya illinoinensis cultivar Pawnee chromosome 2, C.illinoinensisPawnee_v1, whole genome shotgun sequence includes the following:
- the LOC122300858 gene encoding protein STRUBBELIG-RECEPTOR FAMILY 7-like, with protein sequence MSESWRGLVVVFFCICILGWRPSSINAATDPADAAVLRGMYSSLNSPSQLTQWSSTGDDPCGQSWKGVTCSGNRVTEIKLSGLGLSGSMGYQLSSLTLLTNLDMSNNNLGGGIPYSLPPNVTRLNLASNSFNGGLPYSISQMVSLTYLNVSHNQLHDQLVDMFGQLSSLSTMDLSFNSVSGSLPETFSSLTSMSSMYLQNNQFVGPINVLATLPLQTLNVENNHFNGWIPDQLKNINLLKDGNSWNSGSAPPPPPGTPPASKNPNHKSGSNNSPSDGAGGGNKSGIGGGAIAGIVISILLVGAIVAFFLIKRRSKRSLSDIEKLDNQPFAPLASNEVQEMKSMQTSSIIKTHSFDTTASINLRPPPIDRHKSFDEDDFPKKPIVAKKANTALINATSYSIADLQMATDSFSVENLLGEGSFGRVYRARFENKVLAVKKIDSSALPGDLSEEFTEMVSNISQLHHQNVTELVGYCSEHGQHLLVYEFHKSGSLHDFLHLSDDYSKPLTWNSRVKISLGTARALEYLHEGCSPSVVHKNIKSANILLDAELNPHLSDCGLTSHIPNADQVLNQNAGSGYSAPEVAMSGQYTLKSDVYSFGVVMLELLSGRKPFDSTRPRSEQSLVRWATPQLHDIDALGKMVDPALEGLYPVKSLSRFADVVALCVQPEPEFRPPMSEVVQALVRLVQRTNMSKRTIGSDQGASPRTENLDTQE encoded by the exons ATGTCGGAGAGCTGGAGGGGGCTGGTTGTGGTGTTCTTCTGCATCTGCATTTTGGGATGGAGGCCCAGTTCCATTAATGCTGCCACAGATCCAGCAGACG CTGCTGTTCTAAGGGGTATGTATAGTAGTTTAAATTCACCTTCTCAGCTAACCCAGTGGAGTTCAACTGGTGATGATCCATGTGGGCAGTCATGGAAAGGCGTTACTTGTTCAGGCAATCGAGTAACTGAAAT TAAATTATCTGGGCTTGGACTTTCTGGATCAATGGGGTACCAGCTCTCAAGTTTGACATTGTTAACCAACCT AGACATGAGCAACAATAATCTTGGAGGCGGGATACCTTATTCACTTCCTCCAAATGTGACGCGCCT GAATCTTGCTTCTAATTCCTTTAATGGAGGTCTCCCTTATTCCATTTCTCAAATGGTTTCTCTTACATACCT AAACGTCAGTCACAATCAGCTACATGACCAACTGGTTGACATGTTTGGGCAACTTTCTTCTCTGTCCACAAT GGATCTGTCATTCAATTCTGTGTCGGGCAGCCTTCCAGAGACTTTTAGCTCCCTCACAAGTATGAGCTCAAT GTATTTGCAGAACAACCAGTTTGTAGGCCCCATTAATGTCCTTGCTACTCTTCCCCTGCAGACTCT GAATGTTGAAAACAACCATTTCAATGGCTGGATTCCTGATCAGTTGAAAAACATTAATCTGCT TAAGGATGGCAACTCATGGAATTCAGGGTCtgcacctccacctccacctggTACACCACCAGCCAGCAAAAATCCTAATCACAAATCTGGCAGCAATAACAGCCCATCAGATGGTGCGGGAGGTGGCAATAAGTCAGGAATAGGGGGTGGTGCAATAGCAGGAATAGTGATATCCATCTTGCTTGTTGGGGCAATAGTtgcattctttttaattaagagAAGATCCAAGAGGTCATTGTCAGATATTGAAAAGCTTGATAATCAGCCCTTCGCCCCTCTTGCTTCAAATGAAGTCCAAG aAATGAAGTCGATGCAAACTTCATCCATAATCAAGACACATTCTTTTGATACTACTGCCTCAATAAATCTTAGACCCCCACCCATCGATCGTCACAAATCATTTGATGAGGATGATTTCCCAAAGAAGCCCATTGTTGCCAAGAAAGCTAATACAGCTCTTATAAATGCGACATCATATTCGATAGCAGACCTGCAGATGGCTACTGACAGCTTTAGTGTAGAAAATCTTCTCGGGGAGGGGTCTTTTGGACGTGTTTATCGAGCTCGATTTGAGAACAAG GTTCTTGCtgtgaagaaaatagattcATCTGCCCTTCCAGGTGACTTGTCTGAAGAATTCACAGAGATGGTTTCAAACATCTCACAGTTGCATCATCAAAATGTCACAGAGCTAGTTGGTTATTGTTCAGAACATGGGCAGCACCTGCTAGTTTATGAATTCCATAAAAGTGGCTCACTTCATGACTTTCTGCATCTATCTGATGATTACAGCAAACCATTGACATGGAACTCTCGTGTCAAGATTTCTTTGGGAACTGCACGTGCATTGGA GTACCTACATGAAGGTTGTTCTCCATCAGTAGTTCACAAAAATATCAAGTCAGCCAACATATTGCTGGATGCAGAACTGAATCCTCACCTGTCAGACTGTGGCCTGACAAGCCATATCCCAAATGCAGATCAG GTTTTGAACCAGAATGCAGGGTCTGGATACAGTGCACCTGAAGTTGCTATGTCTGGCCAATATACTCTTAAGAGTGACGTCTACAGTTTTGGGGTGGTAATGTTAGAACTTCTTAGTGGGCGTAAACCATTTGATAG CACAAGGCCTAGATCTGAGCAATCCTTGGTTAGATGGGCTACACCTCAGCTCCATGATATTGATGCTCTTGGAAAAATGGTTGATCCAGCACTTGAAGGGCTCTACCCAGTTAAATCTCTCTCCCGGTTTGCTGATGTTGTAGCTCTGTGCGTCCAG CCGGAGCCTGAGTTCCGACCACCTATGTCAGAAGTGGTTCAAGCGCTTGTTCGGTTAGTGCAACGAACAAACATGAGTAAGAGAACAATTGGAAGTGATCAAGGAGCATCCCCAAGAACTGAAAACTTAGACACGCAAGAGTGA
- the LOC122300859 gene encoding 26S proteasome regulatory subunit 7A, translating into MAPEPEDDFKDEKNPRPLDEDDIALLKTYGLGPYSTSIKKVEKEIKEMAKKVNDLCGIKESDTGLAAPSQWDLVSDKQMMQEEQPLQVARCTKIINPNTEDAKYVINVKQIAKFVVGLGDKVSPTDIEEGMRVGVDRNKYQIQIPLPPKIDPSVTMMTVEEKPDVTYNDVGGCKEQIEKMREVVELPMLHPEKFVKLGIDPPKGVLCYGPPGTGKTLLARAVANRTDACFIRVIGSELVQKYVGEGARMVRELFQMARSKKACIVFFDEVDAIGGARFDDGVGGDNEVQRTMLEIVNQLDGFDARGNIKVLMATNRPDTLDPALLRPGRLDRKVEFGLPDLESRTQIFKIHTRTMNCERDIRFELLARLCPNSTGADIRSVCTEAGMYAIRARRKTVTEKDFLDAVNKVIKGYQKFSATPKYMVYN; encoded by the exons ATGGCGCCTGAGCCCGAAGATGATTTCAAAGACGAGAAGAATCCTCGTCCGCTCGATGAGGATGACATTGCACTTCTTAAAACTTAC GGTTTGGGTCCCTATTCTACAAGCATCAAGAAAGTAGAGAAAGAAATTAAGGAAATGGCTAAGAAAGTCAATGATTTATGCG gtatcaAGGAATCTGACACTGGATTAGCTGCACCAAGTCAGTGGGATCTAGTATCTGATAAGCAAATGATGCAGGAGGAGCAGCCTCTGCAG GTGGCAAGATGCACGAAGATCATCAATCCAAACACTGAAGATGCCAAGTACGTTATAAATGTTAAGCAAATTGCTAAG TTTGTTGTTGGGCTGGGTGACAAGGTTTCCCCGACTGACATAGAAGAAGGCATGCGTGTGGg GGTTGATCGCAATAAATATCAGATCCAGATTCCCTTGCCTCCAAAAATTGACCCAAGTGTGACCATGATGACAGTTGAGGAAAAGCCTGATGTGACCTATAATGATGTTGGTGGATGCAAGGAGCAGATTGAAAAGATGCGAGAA GTTGTTGAGCTGCCCATGCTTCATCCTGAGAAATTTGTGAAGCTTGGAATTGATCCTCCCAAGGGTGTTCTCTGCTATGGTCCTCCAGGAACAGGTAAAACACTTTTAGCTAGAGCAGTGGCTAATAGAACTGATGCTTGCTTCATTCGTGTTATTGGGAGTGAGCTTGTTCAGAAATATGTTGGGGAGGGTGCTCGAATGGTTCGAGAACTATTCCAG ATGGCACGTTCAAAAAAGGCTTGTATTGTATTTTTTGATGAAGTTGATGCCATAGGAGGTGCACGTTttgatgatggtgttggtgGAGACAATGAGGTTCAGCGTACAATGCTTGAAATTGTGAATCAGCTTGATGGTTTTGATGCTCGTGGAAACATCAAAGTTCTAATGGCTACAAATAG GCCTGACACCCTAGATCCTGCTCTTCTACGTCCTGGACGATTGGATCGTAAGGTTGAATTTGGCCTTCCTGATCTGGAGAGTAGGACGCAGATATTTAAGATCCACACACGAACAATGAACTGTGAAAGAGATATCCGATTTGAACTTCTGGCCCGGCTTTGCCCAAATTCCACCG GAGCCGACATAAGGAGTGTGTGCACAGAAGCTGGAATGTATGCTATCCGAGCACGGAGGAAGACTGTGACAGAGAAAGACTTCCTTGATGCTGTGAACAAAGTCATCAAGGGATACCAGAAGTTTAGTGCAACGCCCAAGTACATGGTCTACAACTGA
- the LOC122300861 gene encoding uncharacterized protein LOC122300861, with product MPLLELATAQPALQSHLCALRAQNHIHGKLSPIPITFANDKRLSGAWICLGLSKELNFNVRHLEVRRGRFLIKAVATLEPKGLVQSKNGQKHCNVSQDVVDSSIPKMEPEFSSEEGESDERERLRRSRISKANKGNTPWNKGRKHSAETIQRIRERTKLAMQDPKVRMKLSNLGHAQSTETRMKIAVGVRMGWQRRRQKLILQEGCCFEWQNLIAEAAKRGFVGEEELQWGSYKILDEQLKAEWLKSVEQRKIMPRPKGSKRAPKSSEQRRKISEAISAKWADPEYRDRVCSGLAKYYGIRPGTERRSRTRPSGGTRTSRRDPTKKRASDIKNSSMGETKIQKKRLRLRRNNAPSYKDPLASSKLEMIKNIRAERAVAETKKTEAVERARLLIVEAEKAANALEVAAMRSPIARASLMETRKLIAEAIQTIQSIETGQITSHENGGYPSAASNGIISQVEKDTSSKIEVLNQTDLREVNGTPSMPRQDEDFNFSKFALHDLWNKEGELLPTSFNGDDSSGFSFESLMNQSCSRNHHEQTQQPNWNSDSDHGRQLLPNGEKVESLKEETQSASVTITKKWVRGRLVEVAEGAEC from the exons ATGCCTTTACTGG AGCTTGCTACTGCGCAGCCTGCCTTGCAAAGCCATTTATGCGCGCTCAGGGCTCAAAACCATATTCATGGTAAACTTTCACCAATTCCCATTACCTTTGCCAACGATAAAAGACTGTCCGGTGCTTGGATATGCTTGGGTCTCTCTAAAGAACTAAACTTCAATGTGAGACACTTAGAGGTACGAAGGGGTAGATTCCTGATCAAGGCAGTCGCTACTCTTGAACCCAAGGGTTTGGTTCAGAGTAAAAATGGACAGAAGCATTGCAATGTTTCACAAGATGTTGTCGATTCAAGCATACCGAAGATGGAACCTGAGTTTTCAAGTGAAGAAGGGGAatctgatgagagagagaggttgagaAGATCGAGAATATCCAAAGCAAATAAGGGAAACACGCCATGGAACAAAGGCAGGAAGCACAGTGctg AAACAATTCAACGGATCAGAGAGAGAACAAAACTTGCAATGCAGGATCCTAAG GTCAGAATGAAGCTAAGTAACCTTGGACATGCTCAGAG CACAGAGACAAGGATGAAAATTGCAGTTGGAGTACGAATGGGGTGGCAAAGGCGACGTCAGAAGCTGATTTTGCAGGAAGGTTGCTGCTTTGAGTGGCAGAATCTAATTGCAGAAGCAGCTAAACGAGGCTTTGTTGGTGAGGAAGAGCTGCAGTGGGGTTCCTACAAGATCTTGGATGAACAGCTCAAGGCTGAGTGGTTAAAGAGTGTTGAACAAAGGAAGATAATGCCTAGGCCAAAAGGTAGCAAGAGAGCACCCAAGTCCTCTGAGCAAAGGAGGAAAATTTCAGAAGCAATCTCTGCAAAATGGGCCGATCCT GAGTACCGTGATCGGGTCTGCTCTGGCTTGGCTAAATATTATGGGATTCGCCCTGGTACTGAAAGAAGGTCAAGGACAAGGCCAAGTGGTGGTACGCGGACGTCTAGAAGAGACCCCACAAAGAAAAGAGCTAGTGATATAAAAAATTCTTCTATGGGTGAGACTAAAATCCAAAAAAAGCGATTAAGGTTGAGGAGGAATAATGCACCCTCATACAAAGATCCCCTGGCAAGTTCTAAGCTGGAGATGATAAAAAACATTAGAGCAGAGAGAGCAGTTGCAGAAACAAAGAAAACTGAAGCAGTTGAACGAGCAAG GCTTTTGATTGTTGAAGCTGAGAAGGCTGCCAACGCACTTGAGGTTGCTGCAATGAGAAGCCCTATTGCTCGAGCTTCCCTGATGGAAACCAGAAAACTTATAGCTGAAGCAATTCAAACCATCCAATCCATAGAGACCGGTCAGATCACTTCTCATGAGAATGGCGGATACCCTTCAGCGGCATCAAATGGAATAATTAGCCAGGTTGAGAAGGATACAAGTTCAAAAATTgaagttttaaaccaaacagaCCTGAGAGAAGTAAACGGGACCCCATCTATGCCAAGGCAGGATGAGGACTTCAACTTTAGCAAGTTTGCCCTACATGATTTGTGGAACAAGGAGGGAGAACTTCTCCCAACCAGCTTCAACGGCGATGACTCGTCTGGTTTTAGTTTTGAGAGTCTAATGAATCAATCTTGTTCAAGAAATCACCATGAGCAGACACAACAACCAAATTGGAACAGCGATAGTGACCATGGAAGACAGCTGCTGCCAAATGGGGAGAAAGTTGAGTCCCTGAAAGAGGAAACACAGTCTGCATCGGTTACTATAACCAAAAAATGGGTTCGTGGAAGGCTCGTTGAAGTGGCAGAAGGAGCTGAGTGCTAG